One window from the genome of Mucilaginibacter ginsenosidivorans encodes:
- the gldC gene encoding gliding motility protein GldC — MKKAEIKLTIDLDDANVPQSITWESTDAENKEALPVKSMMLALWDHNYKNTLRIDLWTKDMPVDEMKRFFYETLQTMGDSFLRATGEKNIVEDLRDYCAHFADKMEISQK; from the coding sequence ATGAAAAAAGCCGAGATCAAACTCACAATAGACCTTGACGATGCAAACGTACCCCAAAGCATAACCTGGGAGTCGACCGATGCAGAAAATAAAGAAGCCTTGCCGGTAAAATCAATGATGCTGGCGCTATGGGATCACAATTACAAGAATACGCTCCGCATCGACCTTTGGACGAAAGACATGCCCGTTGATGAAATGAAACGCTTTTTTTACGAAACGCTGCAAACAATGGGCGACAGCTTTTTGCGTGCAACCGGCGAAAAGAACATTGTAGAGGACCTTCGCGATTATTGTGCGCATTTTGCCGATAAAATGGAAATCAGCCAAAAATAA